CTGCTAAAGCGTCTGAGCCGTCAGCAACATTTACCGATAAAGTTTCTTTGGATTTAAAGGGGGTTGATATTAACGAACTTTTTAAATTACTTTCCGCGAAAACCGGGATAACGATTATTCCGTCTCCGCAGGTCAGCGGGAGGATCACGGTATTTATGAATGATTTAAGCTTTTCCGATGCGCTGGATGTAATTGTTACCATGCAGGATTTGGCTTATGAAAGAAAGGCAAATGTAGTCAAGGTAATGACTTTGGCAGAATATGAAAAGGCCTACGGAAAGAAATTCGGAGAGCGCAAGGAAACCCGCACCTTTAAGCTTGCTTATGCTAAGCCGGCAAACGTGCTCAATGTGATCAATTCCCTGAAATCCGAGCTGGGCAAGATTATTTCCGATGATTCAACCGGCACCGTCATTATTATAGATACTCCGCAATCCATGGAAGTTATGGCTAATACGATAAAAGAGCTTGACCGGCCCCTGGAGACGCTGGTCTTTGATGTCAACTACGCGCGTTTTACCGATATAAAAAATTACCTTAATGAACTGATTACTCCGGGAGTCGGGCAGATAATCGTGGATGAAAGAAGCAGCAAGGTGGTTGTTTATGACCTGCCGCAGCGCTTAAACCGGATAAAGAAACTTATGCGGGAGTTTGACGAACAATCGCGCCAGGTGCTGATTACCGGCGAAATTATTGAAGTTACGATCGATGATAAATTCCAAAGCGGTATTGCCTGGGATAAGATTTTTAACCAAGCGGACCTGCATAACCTGGAGTTGGTGGGGAATTTTCCCATAAGCCCGGCGCTTTCCAATTATGGAAAGATCAGCTTAGGCACATTAGCCCAGGACCATTATAATATAGTAATGAATATGCTTAGT
The nucleotide sequence above comes from Candidatus Omnitrophota bacterium. Encoded proteins:
- a CDS encoding secretin N-terminal domain-containing protein — translated: MKLEKLILCAVFILSFAGLVLAEDIIVEAAKASEPSATFTDKVSLDLKGVDINELFKLLSAKTGITIIPSPQVSGRITVFMNDLSFSDALDVIVTMQDLAYERKANVVKVMTLAEYEKAYGKKFGERKETRTFKLAYAKPANVLNVINSLKSELGKIISDDSTGTVIIIDTPQSMEVMANTIKELDRPLETLVFDVNYARFTDIKNYLNELITPGVGQIIVDERSSKVVVYDLPQRLNRIKKLMREFDEQSRQVLITGEIIEVTIDDKFQSGIAWDKIFNQADLHNLELVGNFPISPALSNYGKISLGTLAQDHYNIVMNMLSTYGSTKVLTRPRIVVVNKEEAKILVGTREAYVTSTQSQGQSTTLTAESVQFIDVGLKLAVVPTIGADGFITMKIKPEVSSVQSTLTTTAGTVVPIVETSQSETVVKVKDGNMLIIAGLLREENDKSDSGLPGLSRLRILGHLFSTRGREKKRKELVIFITPTIITGTNNISREVKSESKQ